The following proteins are co-located in the Fusobacterium sp. genome:
- a CDS encoding MATE family efflux transporter: MDIKREWRRNKKVFAAIMAIALPAIADLFVQTLLGFFDMIMVGKLGPVAISSVGIGNAPVQAVIPVFFAISIGTTAIVSRAFGSDNKKEGKNSMAQSIILSVPFSVIIAGLLLTFGDNILNLVGRADDMDLVRTTEYYRAVIMGLPFLCFNVVFAAAYRSTSKSTIPMIANLISVISNVILNYIFIFTLGMGVLGAGIATTIARGIVTVIYLVLTLFTDKFWVSIPFSALKYDGSMIKRILKVGIPAAIEQGIFRIGMLVFEMMVISLGTMAYTSHKIALTAESFSFNMGFGFSVAGTALVGQQLGKHSPKNAERDAKATTLLALCAMSAFGLTFFILPGTIIAMFTKEPAIREMATGALRLVSICQPFLAVSMVLSGCLRGAGDTKAVLLITSLGMYLIRIPLTYLFLYKLDTGLLGAWVVMSIDLGFRSIACYRTFKKGRWRYLSV, translated from the coding sequence ATGGATATAAAAAGAGAGTGGAGAAGAAATAAAAAAGTATTTGCAGCAATTATGGCAATAGCCCTTCCTGCAATAGCTGATTTATTTGTTCAAACATTGTTAGGATTTTTTGATATGATAATGGTTGGAAAATTGGGGCCAGTAGCAATAAGTTCAGTAGGAATAGGAAATGCTCCTGTACAGGCAGTTATCCCGGTGTTTTTCGCGATAAGTATTGGAACAACAGCAATAGTCAGCAGAGCTTTTGGATCAGACAATAAAAAAGAAGGAAAAAATTCAATGGCACAGAGTATAATTCTTTCTGTACCATTTTCTGTTATTATAGCAGGACTCTTATTGACTTTTGGAGATAATATACTTAATCTTGTAGGAAGAGCAGATGATATGGATTTAGTAAGAACTACAGAATATTATAGAGCAGTAATTATGGGATTGCCATTTTTATGTTTTAATGTAGTATTTGCAGCAGCTTATAGATCAACAAGCAAGTCTACAATCCCTATGATAGCAAATCTTATAAGTGTTATTTCTAATGTTATATTAAATTATATTTTTATTTTTACACTTGGAATGGGGGTACTTGGAGCTGGAATAGCTACTACAATAGCAAGAGGAATAGTAACAGTTATTTATTTAGTGCTCACATTATTTACAGATAAGTTTTGGGTATCTATACCATTCAGTGCATTAAAATATGATGGTAGCATGATAAAAAGAATATTAAAAGTAGGAATACCAGCAGCAATAGAGCAAGGAATATTCAGAATAGGTATGCTTGTATTTGAAATGATGGTAATATCTTTGGGAACTATGGCATATACTTCACATAAGATAGCTCTTACAGCTGAATCATTTTCATTTAATATGGGATTTGGATTTTCAGTGGCTGGAACAGCATTGGTAGGACAGCAGTTAGGAAAACATTCACCTAAAAATGCCGAAAGAGACGCAAAAGCAACAACCCTATTGGCTCTTTGTGCAATGTCTGCTTTTGGATTGACATTTTTTATACTTCCAGGAACAATAATAGCTATGTTTACAAAAGAACCAGCTATTAGAGAAATGGCAACAGGAGCTTTAAGGTTGGTGTCAATATGTCAGCCATTTCTTGCAGTATCAATGGTATTGAGCGGATGTTTGAGAGGAGCAGGAGATACTAAAGCAGTTCTCCTTATTACAAGTTTAGGAATGTATTTAATAAGAATACCACTTACATACTTATTTTTATATAAATTGGATACAGGATTGTTGGGAGCCTGGGTGGTAATGTCAATAGATCTAGGATTCAGGAGTATAGCATGCTATAGAACATTTAAAAAAGGAAGATGGAGATATTTAAGTGTTTAA
- a CDS encoding MATE family efflux transporter: protein MSKSISLGKDSVWKLFLNFSIPAVTGMIVTAMYSIVDGIFVGRGVGAEGLAALNLGYPIVNFGAALSLMFGIGGATLISLNSKDKEFCNRCFSYIIVLNVTAYLLILLMVIFFNERIIRLMGANDNLLPMVKAYMYPCTAALGFLMISNSLNAVVRNDKAPAYAFISMIIGAVTNIFLDWLFIMKFGFGIFGAATATGIGQLFSMLFLVRYFMKPGSRFKFSFENRIKMDIMKKIAAIGFPSFIMEFTVALITILFNISFMKYSGEMGVSAFCIVGYVFYIFRMLYNGMGQGIQPIVSYNYGENKLDRVEDTYKIGHKISFGIAIVILIWVNFFGDSLIRLFNDDPELIKAAGHGLRLYASAVIFVGANFINISFLQSKDRAKAANILSVLRSTIFVLMGLFILPKFLEENGIWLALPFSDLMTFLTTLVLRKKIDIL from the coding sequence ATGTCTAAAAGTATTAGCTTGGGAAAAGATTCAGTATGGAAACTGTTTTTGAATTTTTCTATTCCAGCAGTAACAGGTATGATAGTAACAGCTATGTACTCTATTGTAGATGGAATATTTGTAGGTCGTGGAGTAGGAGCAGAAGGACTTGCTGCTTTGAATTTGGGATATCCAATAGTAAATTTTGGAGCTGCCTTGAGTCTGATGTTTGGAATAGGGGGAGCTACCCTTATTTCGTTAAATTCAAAAGATAAAGAATTTTGTAACAGATGTTTTTCATATATAATAGTGTTGAATGTGACAGCATATCTTCTTATTCTTCTTATGGTTATATTTTTCAACGAGAGAATAATAAGACTCATGGGAGCAAATGACAATCTTCTTCCAATGGTGAAAGCCTATATGTATCCATGTACTGCAGCACTGGGATTTTTGATGATATCTAACAGTCTTAATGCTGTAGTGAGAAATGATAAAGCACCAGCTTATGCTTTTATTTCAATGATAATAGGAGCTGTTACAAATATATTTTTAGATTGGCTTTTTATAATGAAGTTTGGTTTTGGAATATTTGGAGCAGCAACTGCTACTGGAATAGGGCAGTTGTTTTCAATGCTTTTTCTTGTGAGATATTTTATGAAGCCTGGTTCAAGATTTAAGTTTTCATTTGAAAATCGAATAAAAATGGATATAATGAAAAAGATAGCAGCTATAGGGTTTCCATCATTTATAATGGAATTTACAGTGGCACTCATAACAATTCTATTTAATATATCATTTATGAAATATAGTGGAGAAATGGGTGTCTCAGCTTTCTGTATAGTTGGATATGTATTTTATATATTTAGAATGCTGTACAATGGAATGGGGCAAGGGATACAGCCAATAGTAAGTTATAATTATGGAGAAAACAAATTAGATAGAGTTGAAGATACATATAAAATAGGACATAAAATATCATTTGGGATAGCCATTGTGATACTTATTTGGGTAAACTTTTTTGGAGACAGTCTCATAAGATTATTTAATGATGACCCTGAACTTATAAAAGCAGCAGGACACGGATTAAGGCTATATGCAAGTGCAGTAATTTTCGTAGGAGCTAACTTTATAAATATATCCTTTCTTCAATCTAAAGATAGAGCAAAAGCTGCTAATATATTATCAGTATTGAGAAGTACAATATTTGTATTGATGGGACTTTTTATTCTTCCTAAATTTTTAGAAGAAAATGGAATATGGTTGGCTTTGCCATTTTCAGATTTGATGACTTTTTTAACAACTTTAGTATTGAGAAAGAAAATAGACATATTATAA
- a CDS encoding META domain-containing protein, producing MYKKIVTFLAAGALLVGCSSIGAGKNDIKSIEKQEFLLTNIYKDANITIAFEGDRIYGFSGVNRYFGGAKIDGDSIEVLNVASTMMAGPENRMQAESGYIKLLNEADRIEVKKDSIILLTKDNEKLIFEKK from the coding sequence ATGTATAAAAAAATAGTAACTTTTTTAGCAGCAGGAGCACTTCTAGTTGGTTGTTCTAGTATAGGAGCTGGAAAAAATGATATAAAAAGTATAGAGAAACAAGAATTTCTGTTGACTAACATATACAAAGATGCAAATATAACTATTGCTTTTGAAGGAGATAGAATATACGGATTCTCTGGTGTTAACAGATATTTTGGAGGAGCTAAAATAGACGGAGATAGTATAGAAGTACTTAATGTTGCTTCTACTATGATGGCTGGACCAGAAAATAGAATGCAGGCTGAAAGTGGATATATCAAACTTTTAAATGAAGCTGACAGGATAGAAGTTAAAAAAGATAGTATCATATTACTTACTAAAGATAATGAAAAATTGATATTTGAAAAAAAATAA